The Oreochromis niloticus isolate F11D_XX linkage group LG15, O_niloticus_UMD_NMBU, whole genome shotgun sequence genome includes a region encoding these proteins:
- the LOC100707049 gene encoding protein Z-dependent protease inhibitor isoform X1, whose translation MMVFCASLNQKNSCHLLQDAMTHLSPISLVSIVLALLLSPASSETSALQDLISRNADFGARLYRALADRTDENVLLCPFTLSAALTVLLSATNGQTREQLQAGLTLTGLEAQTLPDVFQALRNAIPTVSLQQGAAIFPSQSVQVASSYLNLVQTKLGGTVQGVDYTEAYEAVKTINHWALEQTVDQVQDFISEVDHQTQLLLAAVTAYRASFTPPFNASSTQDERFYVDSYHVVMVPMMFRADKYLLAYDAAVKAGVLKLPMTDGAAMLAVLPDEGVDVTAVEEEVTADKIQAWIRQLKKTKLEVQFPRFILERSYSLKDALQTLDITQVFQDNADLSNMGGAEGSKLKQVYHKSVISVEESSSDTSTGDAVFSSPPPRLTFNRPFIFIIYHQSTSGLMFIGRVNDPTHK comes from the exons GACGCCATGACTCACCTGAGCCCCATCTCATTGGTCAGCATTGTCCTTGCCCTCCTGCTAAGCCCCGCCTCCTCTGAGACCAGTGCTCTGCAGGACCTGATCAGCAGGAACGCGGACTTTGGTGCCCGTCTGTACCGAGCACTCGCCGACCGCACTGACGAGAACGTCCTGTTGTGTCCGTTCACTTTGTCTGCTGCTCTGACAGTGCTGCTGAGTGCCACCAACGGACAGACCCGCGAGCAGTTGCAGGCGGGACTCACGCTGACTGGGCTGGAAGCTCAGACACTCCCAG ATGTGTTTCAGGCTCTGAGGAACGCCATTCCGACAGTCTCTCTGCAGCAGGGTGCGGCCATCTTCCCCTCTCAGAGTGTCCAGGTGGCCTCATCCTACCTGAACCTGGTTCAGACCAAGCTCGGAGGCACAGTTCAGGGCGTGGACTACACAGAGGCTTACGAAGCCGTCAAGACCATCAACCACTGGGCGCTGGAGCAGACCGTAGACCAGGTCCAGGATTTCATTTCTGAAGTGGACCATCAGACCCAGCTGCTGCTTGCCGCCGTTACCGCCTACCGAG caAGCTTCACTCCGCCCTTTAATGCGTCGTCCACTCAGGACGAGCGGTTCTACGTGGATAGCTATCATGTCGTCATGGTTCCCATGATGTTCAGGGCCGATAAGTACTTGCTGGCGTACGATGCTGCGGTGAAGGCTGGCGTGCTGAAGCTGCCGATGACAGACGGCGCAGCCATGTTGGCCGTTCTTCCCGATGAAGGCGTGGACGTCACTGCCGTGGAGGAGGAAGTTACGGCTGATAAGATCCAGGCCTGGATCCGCCAGCTGAAGAAGAC GAAATTGGAGGTGCAGTTTCCTCGCTTCATATTGGAGCGTTCATACTCACTTAAGGATGCACTGCAGACTCTTGACATCACCCAGGTGTTTCAGGACAACGCTGACCTCAGCAACATGGGTGGAGCTGAAGGGTCCAAACTTAAACAG GTGTATCATAAGTCCGTCATCTCTGTCGAAGAGAGCAGCAGTGACACCAGCACCGGAGATGCCGTGTtctcctcacctcctcctcgACTGACGTTCAACAGAcccttcatcttcatcatctacCATCAAAGCACCAGTGGCCTGATGTTCATTGGCCGAGTCAACGACCCCACCCACAAATAA
- the LOC100707049 gene encoding protein Z-dependent protease inhibitor isoform X2: MTHLSPISLVSIVLALLLSPASSETSALQDLISRNADFGARLYRALADRTDENVLLCPFTLSAALTVLLSATNGQTREQLQAGLTLTGLEAQTLPDVFQALRNAIPTVSLQQGAAIFPSQSVQVASSYLNLVQTKLGGTVQGVDYTEAYEAVKTINHWALEQTVDQVQDFISEVDHQTQLLLAAVTAYRASFTPPFNASSTQDERFYVDSYHVVMVPMMFRADKYLLAYDAAVKAGVLKLPMTDGAAMLAVLPDEGVDVTAVEEEVTADKIQAWIRQLKKTKLEVQFPRFILERSYSLKDALQTLDITQVFQDNADLSNMGGAEGSKLKQVYHKSVISVEESSSDTSTGDAVFSSPPPRLTFNRPFIFIIYHQSTSGLMFIGRVNDPTHK; encoded by the exons ATGACTCACCTGAGCCCCATCTCATTGGTCAGCATTGTCCTTGCCCTCCTGCTAAGCCCCGCCTCCTCTGAGACCAGTGCTCTGCAGGACCTGATCAGCAGGAACGCGGACTTTGGTGCCCGTCTGTACCGAGCACTCGCCGACCGCACTGACGAGAACGTCCTGTTGTGTCCGTTCACTTTGTCTGCTGCTCTGACAGTGCTGCTGAGTGCCACCAACGGACAGACCCGCGAGCAGTTGCAGGCGGGACTCACGCTGACTGGGCTGGAAGCTCAGACACTCCCAG ATGTGTTTCAGGCTCTGAGGAACGCCATTCCGACAGTCTCTCTGCAGCAGGGTGCGGCCATCTTCCCCTCTCAGAGTGTCCAGGTGGCCTCATCCTACCTGAACCTGGTTCAGACCAAGCTCGGAGGCACAGTTCAGGGCGTGGACTACACAGAGGCTTACGAAGCCGTCAAGACCATCAACCACTGGGCGCTGGAGCAGACCGTAGACCAGGTCCAGGATTTCATTTCTGAAGTGGACCATCAGACCCAGCTGCTGCTTGCCGCCGTTACCGCCTACCGAG caAGCTTCACTCCGCCCTTTAATGCGTCGTCCACTCAGGACGAGCGGTTCTACGTGGATAGCTATCATGTCGTCATGGTTCCCATGATGTTCAGGGCCGATAAGTACTTGCTGGCGTACGATGCTGCGGTGAAGGCTGGCGTGCTGAAGCTGCCGATGACAGACGGCGCAGCCATGTTGGCCGTTCTTCCCGATGAAGGCGTGGACGTCACTGCCGTGGAGGAGGAAGTTACGGCTGATAAGATCCAGGCCTGGATCCGCCAGCTGAAGAAGAC GAAATTGGAGGTGCAGTTTCCTCGCTTCATATTGGAGCGTTCATACTCACTTAAGGATGCACTGCAGACTCTTGACATCACCCAGGTGTTTCAGGACAACGCTGACCTCAGCAACATGGGTGGAGCTGAAGGGTCCAAACTTAAACAG GTGTATCATAAGTCCGTCATCTCTGTCGAAGAGAGCAGCAGTGACACCAGCACCGGAGATGCCGTGTtctcctcacctcctcctcgACTGACGTTCAACAGAcccttcatcttcatcatctacCATCAAAGCACCAGTGGCCTGATGTTCATTGGCCGAGTCAACGACCCCACCCACAAATAA